aaggactggttgtttacaaatagggtttttacgacagccacacgtcatgtccgctcgcgcactcgggccgctcgggccgctcggctcgcgccgctcgggccgctcggctcgcggactcgggccggtcgcgcactcgggccggcctcggtataaacagactcgcaggatccttctcattagagatgtaatctagcctcaaatattactattatataacatgaataacattcacgatcactgaaggacaccacgcagggactgtgatttaaacaccacgctgcgccgtggtggcatggcaaccgtcatagcaacgataaacacatgcgtgataactattaaaatatttatcataagcacaaactggctgaagactgtggaagcaaagagcacatttctcgctagaaatggtgtcagaatgtatttttatgcccaaactaagttacaaaattatatttttatctgaaaaaacaaggaatctccgccatgttttcctctccgcagacgggagcttgagagtcacgtgacgtgagaacacgccaatgcaaaacaatgggaggactaaatgttaccatctcacaatctgagaggccagattgtgagatggtaacgtcgttccaagtggaccaacgttgccattgaacgttttctgatgagactgggttgtgaATACTGCTGCACAACTGATCCATGAGTGAAACTGTAAACGTCTCCTAATCTGGTGTTTGTTGTGGCACTGACCTCTTGCTGGCGACAAGCGCTGTGGTACTTGGCTTTCTCCTTGTCAAGAAGAACTTGCGTTTCAGAGATGTCACTCTCTAGTTGCTGGATCCTGTTTTGTAGTTTACAACAGGCCTCTTCCTCCAAGTACAAGGACTTCACTTTTTCCTGCAGTGCAATCTTCTCACATTCTGCCAAAAAATCAGCATTATCAGTTTATTTTATGTGTGAAACTAAGCCACGAGTGTTTCATACAATCCTGAAAGATATAAACCCAAGATTTTAAATCATAAAAGTCTTTACCAAGTGCTTGCAATGCATCTTCCTGCGACAAAGTTTCTGTTgcaaaaaatagaaaataaaagtatgaGTGCTGACTGTGATCTCTTTGTGTTCTCATCATATTCATCTGTGAGATTACTGCACCTCTCTTGAGTTGTTGTTTCTCCTCTTGCAACTTTGTCTCTGTTTCCTTCATGGACCTCTGTGCTTTGCTAAGTGAGAACTCCAGCTGGACAATGGTTGCCTGGCGTTTCTCTGTCTCCTGCTTGAAGTCTTTCCGTGCTCTTTCCAACTGAGTTCGGAATTTATCCcgctctgtctctgctgctgctaatcTATCCCTAAGAGGGTGGACTGTAGCCCGCACATCTTGCAGATGTTTCTCCAGCCGGCGCAGGTCCCTGAGTTGCTCATTGGCCCATTGGGCAACATCCCCTGTTGTCATGTGTCCAAGCTGCAAGGTGTCCTCCACAGCAGCCAACAGTGGCTGCAGAGAGGACGGAAGGCCCTCACTCTGAAACAGTTCCACCAAAGCATATCCTGTCTTTCTCAAGGTGGACTGCACCTGATGACAGGCGtcgcagggagagagagacaattcCACTGTCTGACAGCCCACACTGCGACTGTCCGTTTTAGGACAGCATGGGGTGTTGTGGGAAGGACTAGAGGGTGCATGGTTCTGCGGCAAAAACTTGAAGGAGCTGGATGAAGACCAGGCAGATGAGCAATGTCGGCAGCTGTCACTCCTTGATCTCACCTGGGGGGAAGCACACGACACAGTCTCTGTCTCATCACAGTCAAATGTCTTTGGTTTTGCCTGTTTCTTGCTGCCctaaaacacagaagaaaaagcACGAGAGAGTTATGGGAATTTATCCACTTTCTGTTCAAATCTTcttctaataaataaaacatgcataCCGTGAGGCTGGCAAAATCAACTAAATTACTCCAGTAGTTTCTGACCACGAGACCAACTGACAGGCCTCCTTTCTGCTGCGTTTGTTCTCTCCTGGGGCTGCACCTCAACTGCTCAACATAAGAACTGGAGCTTTGTAGAAGAAGCAGTAATCTTGatcaggaagaaagaaaaatcttGCTTTTGTTATCAGTAATCTTATGTGATTAATAAATACAGACAACtactatttatattattataatgaacaCTAGCAGTAGTAGAAAACGAATAAAtagttatattaatattattaggATTAGCATTTCTCTTATTGAAATAACAATATTacagtaataataacaacaataataataatggtacTGAATTACCTGTCAATCACAAGCTCCAGTAAGACAATATGGGAGTGCTGGTTGAATTCACTCTCCCCCTCCACAAAGTCATACTGGCCCAGCAGAGCCACCATGTCCAGGTTACAGGAGAGTTTGTCGGGGAACTTCCAGGAGGGGACGCGCAGCGGGCCGGTCCTGGAGAACACGTCCAAGATGGCTCCCTGAAGATCCACCAGGTCTCCCCGGAGGCTCTCGATACAGTCCTGACGTCCCAGGAACTGACTCATGTCTGACCCATAGACTGTAGGTCTGACCCCAGCTAGATCCCACTGCCACACAACATCTGAGTGGGAGTGGGTGTAGTCTGTTGTCGTCGAATCTCCTTGGTAACCTCGGCGAACTGCGAGTCCCATAATGCTTTGCGGCGTGTTTCCGGAAGCAATACGTCGCCATTAGGGGTCAAATACAACACGACGCAGTAAGTGCTCCGCCACAGCGAGTTTAGGATTTAAGCAAATATAGACTGAATCTCAATGTTATATTGTTGTGGTACGTGTCTCTAAACTACGTGTACTTTTTCTCATTGACCTGTTGTGCTCAGGTAACTTTCGGTGTTACAGAAAGACGCCGCCATGCCGCCTGGGCCTGTTCAGATCATTCAGCCGGAGTCCAACAATAAGGTAACGACGATACCGCTCGGTTAGCTCATGTTAGCAATGTAGCCAGCTAACCGCTTCTTTGGGAAACTAACGAACGGTAAATTACGCTTCCCTTGCCGTTATGAGTCTGACACCGTATCATTTAACATCCACGAATCTGACATCAGTCCATTTAACATCTGTTTTCCATCTATGCGGCCAGACATACATATTAGCTTGTTGAGCTAACATTAAGCTAACAAGTGTCAACTTGGCCTAATAGCTCAATACTTTATATGTTCAGATAGCGTCTGAGACGTTAGCCCTCAAATGTTGAACGAAGTGTTTACTGAAAGTACTTAAACCCTATGTTTGGTAAAAATAGAtggaagtttgtctctgttattattattatttcttactTGGGTTAATTCACTTACCTGATTGTGAACAGACAGAAGACTTTTACAGCAGATTTTCAAATTAACCAGGATCTTTGTAGGGTTTTTCCATATGCACCTGATTTTTGTTCACTTCTGTTGTTAGATTGGTGTCAAGAATGTTCTAATACAAATGCAGTTGTTGTGGTGTGTTAACTTTAATATAtgggatttattgttttatcacaAGACTATGCATTGAttgctgcttttttttgtattgaacTGTTTTTAAGTCTTGCATTGTAATTTTACCAACAGAATGATGCACCAGTAGAAGAAACCCCAGCGACTAAACCGATCGTTGGTATCATATATCCACCTCCTGAGGTCCGAAACATAGTTGACAAGACAGCCAGCTTTGTTGCCAGGTTGGTTTCTCCCCACGTCAACTGTCAAATATCCTAACTGGATTTTATGTCTATGATATAAGAGCTAATTTATGATCTTTTCACAGGAATGGGCCAGAGTTTGAAGCAAGAATCCGACAAAATGAGATCAACAATCCCAAATTTAATTTTCTCAATCCCAATGACCCCTACCATGCTTACTACCGTCACAAGGTCAATGAATTTAAGGAGGGGAAAGCACAGGAACCGTCTGCAGCAGTGCCTAAGGTTATGCAGCAGGCAATGCTGCAGGCCCAGCAGCTTGCTCAAAAGGTAAGACATAGTATTTCTGTCTGtaacttttattcatttttccctCCATTTGTCGTAGCTGGTATAATTTCATCACAATGACTTAAATCGTATGTTTGTCAATAGGCTCAGGTTATTCAGGAGACGGTAGTTCCTAAAGAGCCACCTCCTGAGTTCGAGTTCCTCGCAGATCCTCCATCAATCTCAGCATTTGACCTGGATGTTGTCAAGCTCACTGCCCAGTTTGTTGCTCGCAATGGCCGACAGTTTCTTACTCAGCTCATGCAGAAAGAACAGAGGAACTACCAGTTTGACTTCCTGCGGCCTCAGCACAGCCTTTTCAACTACTTCACCAAACTGGTTGAGCAGTACACTAAGGTGACCTTAcaaactgtgtctctctgataTTGTTGCTACTCATCCTTTGTGTGGTGATTCTAAACTGTATCTTGGGTTTGTTTGGCAACCTTTAGATACTGATCCCTCCTAAAGGCCTACTGATCAAGATGAAGAAAGAGGCTGAGAATCCAAGAGAGGTTATGGACCAGGTAATCCCTTTTTAActgtcactgtctctgagaGTAAGAATGTAATAGCATGTTGCCCATATTAATCGGCTTTTATATCCTCAACATTCAGGTGAAGTACCGTGTTGAGTGGGCCAAGTTCCAGGAgcgtgagagaaagaaagaggaggaggaaagggagaaAGAACGAGTGGCATATGCCCAAATTGACTGGCATGACTTTGTAGTGGTTGAAACTGTGGATTTCCAGCCCAGCGAACAAGGTAATGATTCCACAAagctcatcacctttatatgtGCAAGCCCTTAAATGTAGCTTGAATAAAATGTCTTTAATGttctctcttttcccccccAGGCCACTTCCCCCCACCCACCACACCAGAGGAGCTTGGTGCCCGCATCCTAATCCAAGAGCGCTACGAGAAGtatggagagagtgaggaggtggagatggaggttgagagtgaggatgaagacgaTGAACGGGAGGATCGGGGCAGGGGCCATCCCTCACAACCTGATCAAGACACACAAGTTCAGGACATGGATGAGGTAAGAACTAATAAAGATGTTGCTGTAATGGATTGATATAAATTTATAGGAAttttttgtgtcattaaaaatgTCACTTAATATATAACTTATTTACTGATGCTTTGCTTGAAAATATATACTATGTAATTAAAATGCTGGTAACAACATATCACTCCTCTCCTTGTTTCTTCAGGGatctgatgaagatgaggatggcATGAAGGCTCCACTGCCACCAGACAACCCTATGCCACCCCCACTGCCCCCAACTCCAGATCAGGTCATCATTCGCAAAGACTATGACCCGAAAGGTAACTTGTCCTTCCTTACATAAAGTAACATTATCTGAATAACAGGCTATTTACAATTTGTGCTCATCTAATACTATCTTTTCCTCCCAGCTTCCAAGATTCAGCCCTCAATTATACCTACGGATGAGTACCTCATCTCACCAATTACTGGTGAGAAGATCGCAGCCAGTAAAATGCAAGAGCACATGCGTATTGGTCTGCTGGATCCGCGCTGGCTGGAGCAAAGAGACCGCATTAtcaaagagagacagattgaGGATGAAGTCTATGCTCCTGGTTTGGACATCGAGAGCAGCTTGAAACAGTTGGCAGAGAGGCGTACCGATATCTTCGGTGTAGAAGAGACGGCCATCGGTAAAAAGATTGGTGAGGAAGAAATCCAGAAGCCAGAGGAGAAGGTAAGAACAGTAATTTGTTTGAGTTAAACAATTTTCCCAAGATGAATGTAATTGAGTTATTACAGTTGTGATAATGGTTTGTGACTGTAACATCTTTGCTTTGCCTCCCCCACCAGGTTACCTGGGATGGCCACTCAGGAAGCATGGCTCGTACCCAGCAAGCCGCACAGGCCAACATCACCCTGCAGGAGCAGATCGAAGCCATTCACAAGGCCAAAGGACTAGTGGGAGAGGACGATGCCAGGGAGAAAATTGGCCCGAGCAAGCCGAGTGAAATGCATCACCAGCCTCACCATATGTCTGCATCCAATATGCAAAAGCCCGGTCCTCCTATGAACTTATTGCCTCGCCCACCAGTATGTTACCATctttcaaaaaatatattttattcttaGTTCAATCTTCTAATACAAACATACCTATAATCCACTAACGTATTTGTTAAACAGATGGCCCCTCCAGTGCGCACCACTCTCCTGTCTGCTGTACCTGTAATGCCAAGACCGCCTATGTCTCCTGTGGTGCGCCTTACATCTGGACAAGTCTTGTCATCAATGCCTCCCATGATGTCTGCTCCCCGCATCAGCATGGTCCCCATGTCGCAAGCAGCCCAGCACATCATGGCCCCGAGACCACCCCCCATGGTTGTTCCGACTTGTAAGTTGAAGGTTTTCTTGGCACCTGTcattgacattaaaaataaataatcactgTCACATTAATACTTCtttgaatagattttttaatttaagtaaCCCTACTCTTCTTCCAGCGTTtgtcccagctcctccagtacCACAACCACCCAGCTCTGCTCCGGCTCCACCTTCCCATCCACCCCCACCTCATGAGGACGAGCCAATGAGCAAGAAGATGAAGACTGAGGAAAACCTTATTTCAGAGGAGGAGTTTCTTCGCAGAAATAAGGTTTGAATAGAGCAATGTTTCAACCTTTATATTTGTGATGACTcataatcaatattttttcaGTATCAGTATACCAACCTCTTAAGTTAGTGAAGCTTTGGCTGTAATAAATATGGTCAATAACCGATTTGGTCTGTCATATCAAATACTTCCTCTAGATTGCTCTTTCTGAACTAGATTGTTTTTCCCCTCAGGGTCCTGTGGCAGTTAAAGTACAAGTCCCCAACATGCAGGACAAGACTGAATGGAAGCTGAGTGGTCAAGTGCTGAATTTCACTGTCCCGCTCACAGACCAGGTAAGCAAATGTCGACTGCTTATTTCTCCTTTTTATCCCAGTACAAATACTGCATAATCACAAATATTAAAATGCAATGTCTCCGCAGGTGTCTGTTATTAAAGTCAAAATCCATGAAGCGACAGGCATGGCCGCAGGAAAACAGAAGCTGCAATACGAGGTAAACTTACCTTCTGACCTTATTTGATCTCATGATGCCTGACCTGCATTGAACTTCATTATCTTAAGaagtaaacaaacaataatgtgttttcttttttttcattttcagggtATTTTCATCAAGGATTCCAACTCTCTAGCTTATTACAACATGAACAACGGCTCCATCATTCATTTGGCCCTGAAGGAGAGAGGTGGAAGAAAGAAGTGAGCCACGCAGCGGGCAGAATATTTTACTTGTGGATGTTTTGTCACCATGTCCTGTCATTTTTGTTGAATGGAATTTGTATCAGATTATTGCACCCTTCATACCCGTCTGTATGGAGAGCATGTTCATCTTATATCTTATCTCTGAAGGCTAAAAGAGTTACACACTGCCTGGCAGGTATGACATCAAACTGTTAGTTAAGCTTTGATTTGTTCATGATGATATTCATTTGGTGACTGTAGAGTCACAATGTAACCCATTTaaataaaggaataaaaaaaattgatctgCTTTGCggttttattatgttttgtatttttcgcAACTAATACAGGACTGATGCTTCGATGGCCAGACTACCAAATATACCAAAGTCCAGGGATAGTAGGAGAACATTAGTGTAGAATAAATAGGTGGGTTACCAGAGATCTTtatcagggccggccctgggaATGTTGGCGACCTAGTCGAGATTTaaaattggcgccccccaacatacacac
The genomic region above belongs to Pleuronectes platessa chromosome 4, fPlePla1.1, whole genome shotgun sequence and contains:
- the ccdc157 gene encoding coiled-coil domain-containing protein 157 isoform X3; amino-acid sequence: MSQFLGRQDCIESLRGDLVDLQGAILDVFSRTGPLRVPSWKFPDKLSCNLDMVALLGQYDFVEGESEFNQHSHIVLLELVIDRLLLLLQSSSSYVEQLRCSPRREQTQQKGGLSVGLVVRNYWSNLVDFASLTVRSRSDSCRHCSSAWSSSSSFKFLPQNHAPSSPSHNTPCCPKTDSRSVGCQTVELSLSPCDACHQVQSTLRKTGYALVELFQSEGLPSSLQPLLAAVEDTLQLGHMTTGDVAQWANEQLRDLRRLEKHLQDVRATVHPLRDRLAAAETERDKFRTQLERARKDFKQETEKRQATIVQLEFSLSKAQRSMKETETKLQEEKQQLKRETLSQEDALQALECEKIALQEKVKSLYLEEEACCKLQNRIQQLESDISETQVLLDKEKAKYHSACRQQESMQAKQKSLLERVDDLDEECEELQRQLGDEEERQNHLHNELQQMSEEKEQLQTQLTQQQVSGFDLQKEKETVETNMGELEKSVVELKEHVQVLLEREKLLVSFPELSAQVQAQPQSTGNVLLDMEKQMQANCVRIKVLEQENATLHSSLDKLRERAHFVSRAQQCSTAGTQ
- the ccdc157 gene encoding coiled-coil domain-containing protein 157 isoform X1; this encodes MSQFLGRQDCIESLRGDLVDLQGAILDVFSRTGPLRVPSWKFPDKLSCNLDMVALLGQYDFVEGESEFNQHSHIVLLELVIDRLLLLLQSSSSYVEQLRCSPRREQTQQKGGLSVGLVVRNYWSNLVDFASLTGSKKQAKPKTFDCDETETVSCASPQVRSRSDSCRHCSSAWSSSSSFKFLPQNHAPSSPSHNTPCCPKTDSRSVGCQTVELSLSPCDACHQVQSTLRKTGYALVELFQSEGLPSSLQPLLAAVEDTLQLGHMTTGDVAQWANEQLRDLRRLEKHLQDVRATVHPLRDRLAAAETERDKFRTQLERARKDFKQETEKRQATIVQLEFSLSKAQRSMKETETKLQEEKQQLKRETLSQEDALQALECEKIALQEKVKSLYLEEEACCKLQNRIQQLESDISETQVLLDKEKAKYHSACRQQESMQAKQKSLLERVDDLDEECEELQRQLGDEEERQNHLHNELQQMSEEKEQLQTQLTQQQVSGFDLQKEKETVETNMGELEKSVVELKEHVQVLLEREKLLVSFPELSAQVQAQPQSTGNVLLDMEKQMQANCVRIKVLEQENATLHSSLDKLRERAHFVSRAQQCSTAGTQ
- the sf3a1 gene encoding splicing factor 3A subunit 1, with protein sequence MPPGPVQIIQPESNNKNDAPVEETPATKPIVGIIYPPPEVRNIVDKTASFVARNGPEFEARIRQNEINNPKFNFLNPNDPYHAYYRHKVNEFKEGKAQEPSAAVPKVMQQAMLQAQQLAQKAQVIQETVVPKEPPPEFEFLADPPSISAFDLDVVKLTAQFVARNGRQFLTQLMQKEQRNYQFDFLRPQHSLFNYFTKLVEQYTKILIPPKGLLIKMKKEAENPREVMDQVKYRVEWAKFQERERKKEEEEREKERVAYAQIDWHDFVVVETVDFQPSEQGHFPPPTTPEELGARILIQERYEKYGESEEVEMEVESEDEDDEREDRGRGHPSQPDQDTQVQDMDEGSDEDEDGMKAPLPPDNPMPPPLPPTPDQVIIRKDYDPKASKIQPSIIPTDEYLISPITGEKIAASKMQEHMRIGLLDPRWLEQRDRIIKERQIEDEVYAPGLDIESSLKQLAERRTDIFGVEETAIGKKIGEEEIQKPEEKVTWDGHSGSMARTQQAAQANITLQEQIEAIHKAKGLVGEDDAREKIGPSKPSEMHHQPHHMSASNMQKPGPPMNLLPRPPMAPPVRTTLLSAVPVMPRPPMSPVVRLTSGQVLSSMPPMMSAPRISMVPMSQAAQHIMAPRPPPMVVPTSFVPAPPVPQPPSSAPAPPSHPPPPHEDEPMSKKMKTEENLISEEEFLRRNKGPVAVKVQVPNMQDKTEWKLSGQVLNFTVPLTDQVSVIKVKIHEATGMAAGKQKLQYEGIFIKDSNSLAYYNMNNGSIIHLALKERGGRKK
- the ccdc157 gene encoding coiled-coil domain-containing protein 157 isoform X2, translating into MSQFLGRQDCIESLRGDLVDLQGAILDVFSRTGPLRVPSWKFPDKLSCNLDMVALLGQYDFVEGESEFNQHSHIVLLELVIDRLLLLLQSSSSYVEQLRCSPRREQTQQKGGLSVGLVVRNYWSNLVDFASLTGSKKQAKPKTFDCDETETVSCASPQVRSRSDSCRHCSSAWSSSSSFKFLPQNHAPSSPSHNTPCCPKTDSRSVGCQTVELSLSPCDACHQVQSTLRKTGYALVELFQSEGLPSSLQPLLAAVEDTLQLGHMTTGDVAQWANEQLRDLRRLEKHLQDVRATVHPLRDRLAAAETERDKFRTQLERARKDFKQETEKRQATIVQLEFSLSKAQRSMKETETKLQEEKQQLKRETLSQEDALQALECEKIALQEKVKSLYLEEEACCKLQNRIQQLESDISETQVLLDKEKAKYHSACRQQESMQAKQKSLLERVDDLDEECEELQRQLGDEEERQNHLHNELQQMSEEKEQLQTQLTQQQVSGFDLQKEKETVETNMGELEKSVVELKEHVQVLLEREKLLVSFPELSAQVQAQPQSTGNVLLDMEKQMQANCVRIKVLEQENATLHSSLDKLRERAHFVSRVG